The region AAAGCCGGCCGCTGGGGGATGACGACCCAGATCGCGGCGCTGGTGACTTATCTGCTGGGAGTCCTGGCCTATCGGGGGGAGCTGCTCTGGGCCGTCTTCATCGGGGTGGTCGTGATCATCCTCCTGGAGATCAAGCCGAGACTCCAGGCGCTGGAGCGCCATATCGGCCCCACCGATGTCAACGCCGTGATCCTGCTGTTGACGATGAGCTTCGTGATCCTGCCGATCCTCCCCGACAAGATGATCGGCCCGGGCCATCTCTTCAACCCCTACAAAACCTGGCTCATGGCGGTCATCATCGCGGGGATCTCCTTCGTCGGCTATGTGGCGATCAAGGTGCTGGGGCAAAAACACGGCGTCTTCCTCACCGGCGCGGCGGGCGGGCTCATCTCTTCCACGGCGGTGAGCATCTCCCTTTCGCAGATGTTCCACAAGCAGTACGATCTGATCAACAACTACGCCGGCGGCATCGCCATCGCCTGTACCTTTATGTATCTGCGGGTGCTCTTCGAAGCCTTCGTGATCCATCCGGAGCTGGCCTGGAGACTCACACCGGCCTATCTGGGGGCGGCGGTGAGCGGCTTGCTCTACAGCTGGTGGTTCTACCGCCACTCCAAAGCCGCCGAGATCAATTTGGAGAATAACGCCATCGCCAAAAACCCCCTCCAGCTCAGCGAAGCGATCAAGTTCGGCATCCTCTTCGGGATCATCTACGGCGCCATCGCCTTCGTGCAGGGACGCTACGGCAACATCGGCGTCTATCTCGTCTCCTTCTTCTCGGGATTGACCGACGTGGACGCGATCACCCTTTCGCTGAGCGAATTGGCCAAAGACGGCAAACTGGCCGAAACTGCCTCGATGAACGGGATCGTCATCGCCTCGGTGACCAACTCCATCGTCAAACTGGGGATCGTCTATTGGCTGGGAGGTGTGAAGCTGGGTTGGAAGCTGACCCTCTTTTTCCTGGTGACCCTGGGAATGATGGGTCTGGGGCTCTGGATCGGAGAGACATATATTCATTAAGCATCAAAGGGGGCAAAGATGAACGTAGAAGAGTTTATGGCGTTACAGGATGAGGTTTTTATCCGCTACGACGGAGTGGAACTGCCGGGACGTCTGGCGGTGCCCGAGGGAGCCGAAGGGATCGTGCTTTTCGCCCATGGAAGCGGCAGCAGCCGCCTCAGCCGGCGCAACAATTATGTCGCCTCGGTGCTCCACGAAGCGGGGATCGCTACTTTGCTTTTCGATCTGCTGATGGAGCCGGAGGCCCTGGATCGGCGCAATGTCTTCGATATCGACCTGCTGGCATCACGACTGCTGCTGGCGACCCATTGGACGAGCCTCCAACCTGCACTGAAGGATATGAATGCTGGCTATTTCGGGGCCAGCACCGGCTCGGCGGCAGCGCTCAAGGCTTCGGTCCTTTCCCCGGTACCCATCCGCGCCATCGTCTCCCGGGGCGGCCGCCCCGATATGGCGGCGGACGTGCTGGAGCGTGTCACCGCCCCGACCCTCATCATCGTAGGCGGTAACGACTACGGCGTCATCGAACTCAATGAAGAGGCCTACCGCCGACTGCGCTGCGAAAAGGCCTTCGAGATCGTCCCCGGCGCCACCCACCTCTTCGAAGAGCCCGGCACCCTGGAGCGGGTGGCGGAGCTGGCAAGGGATTGGTTTGTGAGACATTTGAGAGCTGAGAGCTGAGCGTTGAGAGTTGAGAGTTGAGGGTTGGTCGTTGGTTGTTGGTCGTTGGTTGTTGGTTGTTGGTCGTTGGTCGTTGGTCGTTGGTCGTTGGTCGTTGGTCGTTGGTCGTTGGTCGTTGGTCGTTGGGGCAGCGGAGAAAAATTACTAGTTACTAGTTTCTAGTTCTTCGGTTACTCATTACTCGGTTACTCATTACTCGGTTGCTCGGTTGCTCGGTTACTCGGTTGCTCATTCCAGATCCATTCCCAGCCTCTTCGCCAGCTCTTTGGCCGCTTCGGTCGCTTTCGCCCGGAGGAAGATATCGGTGCGGTGTGCGGTGTAGGCGGAGGGCTCGACGTTGATTTCGATTACTTTGGCTTTTTTGCCTTCGTAGGGGAGCATGGAGGCAGGCATCACTTCTCCGGTGGTGCCGATGATGAGCAATAGGTCCGCCCTTTCGCAAAGTGCCAGGGAGCGCTGGTAGGCTTCGGGCGGGATCGATTCGCCGAAGAAGATGAAATCAGGCTTGAGCAGCCCGCCGCACTTTTTGCAAAGCGGCGGCAGATCGTTCAGGTCGTGTTCGGTAAAGGGGGTACGGTCACCGCATTGGGTGCAGAGCAGCTTCTGGGCGGTGCCGTGAAATTCGATGACGTTTCGGCTGCCAGCCTCCTGGTGGAGGTTGTCGATGTTTTGGGTGATGACTCCCTGCAGCTTCCCCCGTCGCTCTAGCTCGGCCAGGAAGCGGTGGGCGGCGTTGGGGCGGGCGTTGGCCCCCATATAGTCGTAGAAGATTTCCCGGATCGCTTCCCAGGACTCTTTGGGGTGCTCATAGAAGTAGCCCAGGTCGAGGATCTTGGGATCGTAGCGGCTCCAGAGCCCCGTGGGCCCCCGGAAGGTGGGGATCCCGCTCTCCACGGAGATCCCGGCTCCGGTGAAGGCGACGGGACGCGCGGCCTCCTCGATCCAGCGTGCGGCGGTATCGTAATCGTTTCGTGTCATTTCACACTCCCAGATATTTCAAAGCGAGCAAGTGCAGGCCCCACATCAGTGCGGCGGCCAAAGCGAGAGTAAGCAACCAGAGTATTAGCCGTTTTTTATCCAGGAAAGAGCGAAATTTCTCCCTGCCGAAGGCCCGCACCAATAGAGTGAAGCTCACGAAGCCCGAAAGGGTGCTGGCCAGGGCCAGGCCCATCGCGCCCAGGGGTTGGAAGAGGGCGAAGGCGGCCAGGGCGTATCCCGCCAGAGACCAGGTGGCGATCTTGGCCGCTGCCATCTGCTCGTGGCGGGAGTAGAGCCAAAGGCTAAAGAGCTTGCCCAGCCCGAAGGGCAGGAGCCCGATCAGATACATCTGAAGCACGTGGGCCGTCTGGATCGTATCGGCCCGGCCGAAGGCGCCCCGTTCAAACAGGAGCCAAATGATCTCGGTGCTGAAGATCACGCCCCCCACGGTCGCCAGGGAAAGGAGAAAAAGGAGAATCCAAAAGCCCCGCTTCATCTCCCGCAGGGCGCCGGCTTCGTCTTTGTGGCGGATGAGCTTGGCCACCGAGGGGAAGAGGGCGGTGCTGAGCGCGATGGCGAAGAGGGCGAGGGGGAGCTGGAAGATCCGGTTGGCGTAGTAGAGGTAGCTGATCGAGCCGCTGGCGAGGAAGGAGGCGAGCCAGGTATCGAGAAAGGCCATTACCTGGGCCGTGGAATTGCCCCAGATGGCAGGGAAGAAGTTGGTGTAGAAGCGGCGGGTGTCTTCGGCGACTTTGCGGCTGTGGGTCCCCAGGGAAGCAAAGCCGATGGCCAGCATCCGTAGCAGCCGGAAACGTCGGGCCATAATGAGATGGGCGAGCACTTGCAAAGCTCCGCCGACGAGCACGCTGTAGCTGAGCACGAGGAGAATCTGCTCTTTGGGCATCCCCCGGCTCAGCAGCAGTCCGCCGATGATGGCGATGTTGAGCAGCACCGTAGCGAAGGCGGTGGTGGCGAAGTGCTCCTTCCACTGCAGCAGTGCCCCCAGGAAGGTGACCAAAAAGATCAGGGGAAGATACCAGAACTGGATCGCCACATAGCGGGCCGCCTGAAGGGTTGCCTCGGGAGAGAAACCAGGCGCGATGATCCGGGTCACCGGCTCGGAGAAGATCCCCACCAGGATCGAAAGCAGCACGATGATCCCCAGGAAAGTCAGCAAAATCCTGGCGGCAAAAATGCTTTTGTAGCGGCTGGCGATGAAGGAGGGCAGAAAACTCTGGGCGAAGGCTCCCTCTCCGAAGATGCGGCGAAAGAGATTGGGAAGCTTGAAGGCGACGAAAAAGATGTCGCTGTAGAGGTTGGCCCCCAGGATCGACGCCATCATCAGATCCCGAATGAAGCCGAAAATCCGGGAGAGGAGAATCCCGCCGCTGTTGGTAAATATGGATCGGAGTTTCATCGCTGCATTATAATCGCTCCGTTGGAAGGAGTCAATAGAAAGAAAAAGGTCTTTTTCGGCAAAAAGCGTCAGGTACCAAAGTTTTTTGGAGAATCTTCGCTCGCTTATGTCGATTGTCTGTTGTGTTCGATGGGAAGAGATTACAGGGTGGCGATATTTGATAAGAAGCTTTTATGGTGTGCGGAGAGATCAAACTGAACCGCGGGCCCAAGACCCGGAGCGGAGCTCAATAGTTATCGTATTTCCCGGCTCTTACATCCTCTTTGAGCTTATCGAGCTCCTCCTGCATAATTTGCAGCAGCAGCTCCGCCGCTTCGCGGTCATCGGCTTCGGGGACATCCCAGTCGGTAATCTTCATATTGGTCTTGAAGAGCAGAGCCAGTTCGGCGGCGATCTCTTTGCGGCGGCTTTCGAGTTCTTTTTTGATGGGATCCATCTGTTCGCTTGACATAACTATTCCTTTGCTACTTGGTATGAAAGAAATTCGATTTTACCCTACGGATATTAACGAACTCGGCAATGAATCTAACGGTTTCAAAATTATTTATCAGTAAGATTTGAATTTATGATACAATCATTACAATACGCAAAAGGAGTGCGCATGAATGTTTTATATGACAAGAAAGCATCGAAGAAAGCGACCAACATCTCCCTTAACAGTGATCTCGTCCGAAAAGCCAAACTCTATGGAATCAATCTCTCTCAAACCCTCGAAGTGGCATTGGAGCGGATCGTGAAAGAGAAAGAGGAGAAGCAATGGCGCAAGGAGAACCGAACGGCGATCGAAGTCCAGAATCGGCGTGTCGAAAAGGAAGGGGCCTTTTCCGATGAATTTCGGAGATTCTGATGGCGCAATTCGATGTCTATCCCAATCCCAATGAATCGAGTGCCGCGCTTTTTCCTTATCTGGTGGATATTACCAATCCCCTGCACGATGACTTGAAATTACGTGTCGTCGTGCCGCTGTGCAGTGACGGGGCTGCCATTAGACATCTCAATCCCATTTTTACCATTGAGGGCAAAGCGGTTTATCTATCGGTGATGGATATTGCCGGTGTACCGGCCTCTTTGCTCTCAAAAGCCCCGGTCGCAAATCTCTCTGAGAAGCATTCAGAGATCATCGATGCGATAGATTTTCTGCTGAACGGCTTTTGACTACGCCGCTCCGGCGACCCCGCACTCTTTGGCTCGGGCTTTCATCGCCTCGATCACTTCGGCGATCAGCTCATCCAGTTCCATTCCGAGCATCTCGGCCCCTTTTTTGACGATCTCCCGGTCTACGCCGGCGGCGAAGGATTTCTGTTTGAACTTCTTTTTGACCGATTTGACGCCAAGGTCTTCGATGCTTTTGGAGGGGCGCACAAGCACGCAGGCATTGACCAGGCCGCTGAGCTCGTCGACGGCGTAGAGGGTCTTCTCCATCGGGCTGAGGGGTTCGACATCGGTGCAAATACCCCACGCGTGGCTCATCATCGCCCGGATGAGCTCCTCGTCGTAGCCCCGTTCCCGCATAATCTCGGCGGCCTTGTGGCAGTGCCGGTCGGGATACTTCTCATAGTCCAGGTCGTGCAGGAGCCCCGCGATCTCCCAGCGCTCGGCATCCTCACCCGCTTTTTGGGCGAAATGGGCCATACACGCACCTACCTGGATGCCGTGCTGGACCAGGGCGGGGTTGTCGTTGTACTCTTTGAGCAGTTCGAGCGCTTCGTCTCGTGAAGGCATATTCACTCCTTTTTCCCTTAATTTTGCACTATTATAGTCCAAAATATCCCTATTTTCAGAGAAGTTCTGGGCATAATGTCGGATACAAAACCAAAAGGAGGATGATCGATGAGACGGAGTTTTTTGATTCTTTCGGCACTGTTGCTATTGGGGGGAAGCGCTCTGGCCGAGCCACCCAAAGAGGCGGTCAAGATCCTGAAACATCTGGAGTTCCTGGGATACAATGCTACGATGGACAGCAAGCACATCATCGCGAAGCATTCCGAACATCTGAACTTTTACCTCAAGCAGTATCGGGGAGGGATGCTTCTGACCAGCTTTTTCACCAGCAATGCCCAGGGGAAAAAGCATCGCAAGGATCTCATCCGGATCGCCAACGATCTGAACAAAGATGCCGCCGCGGCCCGTTACTATATTGACAAAGACGGGGACTTGGCCATCGAGGCTTACTACCCCGGTGGATATGAACGGCAGCGCTTTGGTCTCTTTCTCGATACCTACAATCTGGAAAGTGAGAATATTGCCAATCATAAGAAAGAGCTGGTCAAGTATCTTGAGTAGTAAGAGTAGCCCCTCTTCGTGACGCACGATCTTTTGAGCCTCTGCTGGCTCTTCTTTGCTGGGGTGATGGCGGGCTTTGTCGATTCCATCGCCGGGGGTGGGGGGATTATTACTCTCCCGGCACTGCTGGCGGCCGGGGTTCCGCCCCATCAAGCTCTGGCGACCAACAAGCTCCAGAGCAGTTTCGGCAGTTTCACCGCGACGATGAACTATGCCCGGCTGGGCTTGATGAACCCTAGAGAACTGCTGCTCGGAGTCCTCTTTACCCTCATCGGGGCAGCTGCCGGGGCGAGGGTGGTGCAGCGCTTCCCCGCCGATCGGCTGGAATCCCTCATCATCGTGATGTTGATCGTCATCTTCATCTATACGGCGCTGACCCCGAAACTGGGGCTGGAGCCCAAACCCCACAAAATCCCTCACGCACTCTTCTATACGATCTTTGGCTTGCTCATCGGTTTCTACGACGGTTTCTTCGGCCCGGGGACAGGGAGTTTCTGGACGATGGGCCTGGTGCTGCTCCTGGGCTTGGACCTCAAAGCAGCCACCGCCCAGACCAAACTTTTCAACTTCACGTCCAATATCGTATCGCTGGCGGTTTTCGTCTATGCGGGCTTGGTACTCTGGATAGTGGGGATCGTGATGGGAACGGGGCAGGTTCTGGGGGCCTGGATGGGATCGAACCTGGTACACAAAAGAGAAGTTAAATTCGTGCGGAGCTTTTTTCTAATCGTGGTGGGGGCCACGATCCTCAAACTGCTAGTGAGTTAAATTACAATCCCTCACCAATTCAAAATCCAAAATCTATAATCCAAAATTCCCTTATCAGTCTCCCCGGACGATTTCACCGGGGTAGCTGACGATGCCGTAGCTGAGGTTGCCTACATGGGCGAAGCCCTGGGCTTTCATCACGTGCTGGACCTGATAGCTGCGGCTGCCGGTATGGCAGTAGAGGATGAAGCGCTCCTCTTTGCGTCCCTGGATTTTCTCGAACCATTCGTAGAATTGGCTGGTAGGCCAGAGCTCGTCGGTCCCTTTGATGTGGCCCATCTGATACTCCATAGGCTCGCGCACGTCGACCAGGGTGAAGGTCACCATCCCCAGCTCCCTGGCTTCCATCAGGGATTCGAGCTCGTCACCGTCGAGCTGCTCTTTGTCGACGAGGAGTTCGGCCTCTTCCTGGGTGAGGCCACGGGAGTGCTGGTGGGCCGCCTCTTCGGCAGTCTCCTCGAGCTTTTTCTTCTCGGCATATTCGGGGGTGCAGAAGATCCCGCAGTGACAGACGCCGTCTTCGGGGATCTCCTTCTCCAGCGCCGGTTTGCAGGGGCAGATGCGATTGTCGGCCTTTTTGCGCTCTTCAGGGGTTTCGCCGATGACCATAAAGCAGGGGCAGTAGCGTTTGCCGTAGATCAGTTTGTTGCGGGCCAGCCCCATAGCGACCCCTTCGTTGATCTCCTGGTCGGGATTCTGGACGAAGCCGAACTGCTTGTCGACCTTTTCGACGAATTGCCACGTCTTTTCCAACTCAGCCTGAAATTCGGGAGAGTTCATATCGATCTGTTTCATTGATGGGTTCCTTGAAAATTTTTGCGGGATTGTAACATAGATGAAGAATGAGCAACCGAGTAACCGAGTAATGAGTAACCGAATGAGTGAGCTGTCGATCATTATGGAGTCATAACACTTAGCACGTAACACTTAACACAATTCTGGCTTGCGACTTGAGGGGCGAAGCCCCGTGCCTGCGACTTGCGACTCTATAAAAAAGTCAGTGGATCTCTTTAAGCCGCATGACGAAGTTTCTGGGAGGGACGAAACCGACCATAAATTTGTCGGGGAGAGGGCGGCCTTTGGAGTCGAAGACGAGGATGTTGGGGGCGCCGAAGAGTTTGTAGTGTTTGAGGATCTCCTGCTCTTTGGGGGTGTTGTCGGTGATGTCGATCTGGAGGAATTTGAAGCGTTTGAGGGCTTCGCGGACTTTGGGATCGGGGAAGGTGATGTGCTCCAGTTCGCTGCAGGCGGCGCAGTTTTCCTTCCCGATATCCACGATGACGGGTTTGCCCTCTTTGGTGGCCTG is a window of Nitratifractor salsuginis DSM 16511 DNA encoding:
- the murJ gene encoding murein biosynthesis integral membrane protein MurJ, whose translation is MKLRSIFTNSGGILLSRIFGFIRDLMMASILGANLYSDIFFVAFKLPNLFRRIFGEGAFAQSFLPSFIASRYKSIFAARILLTFLGIIVLLSILVGIFSEPVTRIIAPGFSPEATLQAARYVAIQFWYLPLIFLVTFLGALLQWKEHFATTAFATVLLNIAIIGGLLLSRGMPKEQILLVLSYSVLVGGALQVLAHLIMARRFRLLRMLAIGFASLGTHSRKVAEDTRRFYTNFFPAIWGNSTAQVMAFLDTWLASFLASGSISYLYYANRIFQLPLALFAIALSTALFPSVAKLIRHKDEAGALREMKRGFWILLFLLSLATVGGVIFSTEIIWLLFERGAFGRADTIQTAHVLQMYLIGLLPFGLGKLFSLWLYSRHEQMAAAKIATWSLAGYALAAFALFQPLGAMGLALASTLSGFVSFTLLVRAFGREKFRSFLDKKRLILWLLTLALAAALMWGLHLLALKYLGV
- a CDS encoding dienelactone hydrolase family protein encodes the protein MNVEEFMALQDEVFIRYDGVELPGRLAVPEGAEGIVLFAHGSGSSRLSRRNNYVASVLHEAGIATLLFDLLMEPEALDRRNVFDIDLLASRLLLATHWTSLQPALKDMNAGYFGASTGSAAALKASVLSPVPIRAIVSRGGRPDMAADVLERVTAPTLIIVGGNDYGVIELNEEAYRRLRCEKAFEIVPGATHLFEEPGTLERVAELARDWFVRHLRAES
- a CDS encoding TSUP family transporter, which gives rise to MTHDLLSLCWLFFAGVMAGFVDSIAGGGGIITLPALLAAGVPPHQALATNKLQSSFGSFTATMNYARLGLMNPRELLLGVLFTLIGAAAGARVVQRFPADRLESLIIVMLIVIFIYTALTPKLGLEPKPHKIPHALFYTIFGLLIGFYDGFFGPGTGSFWTMGLVLLLGLDLKAATAQTKLFNFTSNIVSLAVFVYAGLVLWIVGIVMGTGQVLGAWMGSNLVHKREVKFVRSFFLIVVGATILKLLVS
- a CDS encoding CcdB family protein; the protein is MAQFDVYPNPNESSAALFPYLVDITNPLHDDLKLRVVVPLCSDGAAIRHLNPIFTIEGKAVYLSVMDIAGVPASLLSKAPVANLSEKHSEIIDAIDFLLNGF
- a CDS encoding ferredoxin-thioredoxin reductase catalytic domain-containing protein, translated to MKQIDMNSPEFQAELEKTWQFVEKVDKQFGFVQNPDQEINEGVAMGLARNKLIYGKRYCPCFMVIGETPEERKKADNRICPCKPALEKEIPEDGVCHCGIFCTPEYAEKKKLEETAEEAAHQHSRGLTQEEAELLVDKEQLDGDELESLMEARELGMVTFTLVDVREPMEYQMGHIKGTDELWPTSQFYEWFEKIQGRKEERFILYCHTGSRSYQVQHVMKAQGFAHVGNLSYGIVSYPGEIVRGD
- a CDS encoding HDIG domain-containing metalloprotein, which produces MPSRDEALELLKEYNDNPALVQHGIQVGACMAHFAQKAGEDAERWEIAGLLHDLDYEKYPDRHCHKAAEIMRERGYDEELIRAMMSHAWGICTDVEPLSPMEKTLYAVDELSGLVNACVLVRPSKSIEDLGVKSVKKKFKQKSFAAGVDREIVKKGAEMLGMELDELIAEVIEAMKARAKECGVAGAA
- a CDS encoding MgtC/SapB family protein, with the protein product MDYSMIQSLAVVILLGFAIGMQRTLTYMRAEERTFGGSRTFALIALAGYMAAWLDERFTGTILVTLAVLGILLALSYYVKVTKAGRWGMTTQIAALVTYLLGVLAYRGELLWAVFIGVVVIILLEIKPRLQALERHIGPTDVNAVILLLTMSFVILPILPDKMIGPGHLFNPYKTWLMAVIIAGISFVGYVAIKVLGQKHGVFLTGAAGGLISSTAVSISLSQMFHKQYDLINNYAGGIAIACTFMYLRVLFEAFVIHPELAWRLTPAYLGAAVSGLLYSWWFYRHSKAAEINLENNAIAKNPLQLSEAIKFGILFGIIYGAIAFVQGRYGNIGVYLVSFFSGLTDVDAITLSLSELAKDGKLAETASMNGIVIASVTNSIVKLGIVYWLGGVKLGWKLTLFFLVTLGMMGLGLWIGETYIH
- a CDS encoding SIR2 family NAD-dependent protein deacylase; the encoded protein is MTRNDYDTAARWIEEAARPVAFTGAGISVESGIPTFRGPTGLWSRYDPKILDLGYFYEHPKESWEAIREIFYDYMGANARPNAAHRFLAELERRGKLQGVITQNIDNLHQEAGSRNVIEFHGTAQKLLCTQCGDRTPFTEHDLNDLPPLCKKCGGLLKPDFIFFGESIPPEAYQRSLALCERADLLLIIGTTGEVMPASMLPYEGKKAKVIEINVEPSAYTAHRTDIFLRAKATEAAKELAKRLGMDLE
- a CDS encoding type II toxin-antitoxin system CcdA family antitoxin, producing MNVLYDKKASKKATNISLNSDLVRKAKLYGINLSQTLEVALERIVKEKEEKQWRKENRTAIEVQNRRVEKEGAFSDEFRRF